The Penaeus vannamei isolate JL-2024 chromosome 2, ASM4276789v1, whole genome shotgun sequence region tatatacatatatatatatttatatatatatacatatatatatacatatatttacatatatatatatatatatatatatatatatatatatatatatatacatatatatatatatatagagttatatatatatatctagatatacatatatacgtatatatatatatatatatatatatttatatttatatatatatttatatatatatataaatatagttatttgtatatatatatatatatataaatatatatatatataaatatatatatatatatatatacatatacatatatacacacatatatatatatatatatatatatatatatatatatatatatatacatatatatatatatacatatatatatatatatatatatatatatatatacatatatatatatatacatatatatatatatatatatatatatatatatatatatatatatatatatatatatatatatatatatacacacacatatatacacacacatatatatacacacacatatatatacacacatatatatatatatatatatatatatatatatatatatatatatatatatatatatatatatatatatatatatatacatatatatatatatatatatatacatatatatatatatatatatatatatatatatatatacatatatatatatatatatatatatatatatatatatatacatatatacatatatatatatatatatctatatatatatatatatgtatatgtatatatatgtatatatatgtatatatgtatatatatatgtatatatatatatgtatatatgtgtatatatatacatatacatatatatatatatatatatatatatatatatatatatatatatgtatatatgtatatatgtatatatgtatgcatatatatgtatatatatatatatgtatgtatataaatgtatatatatgtatatatataaatatatatgtatatatatatatatatatatatatatatatatatatatatatatatatatatatatatatatatacacatatatatatgtgtgtgtgtgtgtgtctgtgtgtatatatgtgtgtgtatatatgtgtgtgtatatatatatatatatatatatatatatatatatatatatatatatatatatgtatatatatatatatatatatatatatatatatatatatatatatatatatatatatatatatatatatatatatatatatgtatatgcatgccctTTTAAAttcttaaattatttttttagtaCTCTACCAtgaaaatcttaaatcttaaacaCCCCTAGTGAAAGGTTTctcaaatgaaaatatatattgtgtgaaaaACACTGTTTTATTATAAAATAGTTTACAGACATACCAGGAATGATTGAAATTACTGTATATACACTAAAGGCCCACAAATTAAATTAACAAGAGAATCATGCTACTTGACTTTGAACTATATTGTGCAGTATCAAATTAATTATATTCAAATTGCACAAACTGAGATACCCAGTCCATATCAACTGATGCAGATTCTCGCTCTTAGTACTTAGCACTGTGTGGCCTTTaccactaatgtatatatataaaaaaaactatgtaAACACAAAATATACTAAAACAAAAGATTTGCTGCctagcaatattttttttcttcttttgatataCTGCCAATGGTAGGCTTAAAAcaacattttgtttattttagaaTTGCTTTctaaatttgtattattattacaaatcaatatacacaaaatacaatgcaatgtatagaaaaaataaacaaattaaaaagttTTAATGCTGTCaatattgtttatgtattttttttcttttatcttcctaccccccacccctccctacccaaaaaaaaggaaaaagaaaaatagagatggtAAAGTTTCACATATCTTTCATattcaagaaaaataaagaacttTTAATGCACACTtaaaatatttacaaagcatactGGTAGTTGATCATGTGATGTTtaagtcaaaagaaaaagaatagaacagaacagaatagaaaagaaaaaaaaaattcaagtaagaaacaaaggggaaaaaaagtttaCATTCTGTCATCAACACAATTCTTTTTTTGCACCAACTGCACTTGAGTAAATTAATTAGAATAGCAATTCTGGACTGCATAGTAATTTGTGGAAATAGAAAAAATCTGTATGACTATCACTACTGTGCTACTATACAAGCATCTACTGATCTCCACTGAAAAAAGATAAGACCAAAACAATGCTTTTATGTCCAGTGTACATCACACAACTGGAAAATGGACTTCGGCAGCAGATTTTCACTGAAACTCTTTACACAGTATTTAAAATCCAGTCCCTATCAGAACATAAAAATGCCTTTTACCTGCAATGCTGACAAAAGAAATGTTGCATGTTATGCTATGTTTATCTACTAAACTGTACAGCATACTGCACTATCAATGTGACTGCAGTGTTGGCATTCAATGGCATCTTGTCACATTGCTCTCCCTCAGGGAAGCTATGAACACTTACAACCTTTTCATATAAATAGGTGAATGATGTAACATTTGGCATGATACATAAAACTATTGTTTTCATGGTGTTCTCactttagagagaaaaagaaaaaaaaaaaaaaaaatccttccacaTAAATTTGTTCCTCCTATTAGAATTCTCTATAAAACAGAAGGAAATTTAAAGATTATGACCCACCAGCATTTGTTGAGCGCAaggaatgcacacatatatagttcTACTGATGAATATGTtgaaaaacatatgaataaaacactttaaaagaaataaaaaattaaaaaaaataaaaaataaaaggaaaatggtcCCTCTTCCAAAGCATTAATCATAAAGAATGATTCACCAGGACATTACACCTTTCCAAAGATACTGTTTTCCACCcagtttttgttactttttatttcaCTATCTTCAAAAGGACAATTACTTCAACTTGCAACAAACTAGTCATTCTTCTATACACACCCTCTCAAAACCCAAGTTAAGAAGTTGCATTTTGCTTTTgaccaaaaaaacaaataacatcaataaacacaagtattacttttgttttcatttaatttatcatttacatcatcaatAATTCAATACTTTTTACTTTACCCTTTTTATGCATTTTgtcaataccttttttttttcatttttaataatccatttattttttctctataccATAGTTTCTATAATACACATAACCTTCTTAAACGTTCTTTCATttaacaatttttattttattaattctatcTTTAATGTGATTTTTTCCTTTATGATCATTAACTTTTACTACTTACATCTATTAAAAACCAAGCACTAATTTTGTCATTCACAACACAGTTTGGTAATTTCTTTACTCCCAGAGGTTACCTCAAGCAACCACTCATTCCTGTGAACTTTTCATGAAAATCTGAAATTGCTGTCACACTCTCTGCTTtatgccacacacacgcacacgcacgctcacacacatacatacacatactgcacATGCACATAATAACACAGTGCAAAGTTCTGAGCTCTTCACAAATCTAGAAGCCATATTCTTTTAAGAATTTTGAAATACCAATGAAATTCAATATAACAAAATGAAGTGACAGAAGGAAGTTGAATGAATTTATATTACAAATGGTAATATTCATACAATAAAACCATTATCTTCACtctgatcataacaataattgaaGTTGCTCCTAAATCAAGAAATGGTGATGAGCAAGCTCAGATGTGTTCTAACAAAcaatctgtttgtatgtatatgtatcttatgtaagtatgcatgcaaaTGACTTGACCTTTCTTGTATCATTACTTCCAAGAAAAATACTCATACTCAAGTATTCTATGATTGTAATCTATCATCCTGACCTCAATATACATTTCACCGATAtaacttttatttcatcttatggCATAGGGTCGGCTAGTTTCATTCTGCTTTGGCAAACATAGACAAACCACAGTTGAGTGGGACTGCATCACTAGCCTCTGAGAGGATACAGTCATTATGCTTAAtcaaaaagatgagagagagaagaggtaaaaagAGGGTAAAAGAGGAAAAGTAATAACTGGACAAATCCTTTTCTCTTAGTTTGACATGGCACCACTTCACCTGCAACACCTTTTTGCTTGTGCATTACATCTAACGCCATTCCTTTTGACGCAGACGGACATACTTGGACAGCTCAGACAAATGGTGAAAAAAATGAGGCCAGTGAAAATCAGCCCATTCCAGCTAGCCCAGCTTGACATTCAAGGACTAGAAATTTATGTCAATAATAGAAAATTAGACAATAAACTTTCCAGAAGTTTATTATCTGTTTTCATTACAATTTGATATTTACAAATTTGCCAGCTAGAAACAAATGGCCCTGAAAACATCTGTACCAAAgaagttttgcatttttttcaccTACAGTTGAACTTTATTATACTACAACCTCTTCCTCAGGTGACCTCAACAGCACCTTTGCTTACGACAAGAATAGTTACTTCTTAGTATTGGAAGAACTCAACTCAATGACAAATGATAAACGGTACACTCCCACATGTCACAAATTAACCATTTGATTTTGAATAACACCTGCCACCTCCTTCACTCTGTCAAGGCCTCCTGGACCTCCCGCACTAGGAGAACTCGATTCAGCATTTTGGAAATGTTCGCTGCCTGTACAGATTGTGTTGAGAACCAGACGGGTGAGTTTGGTATACACGATCTCTCAGGATACACATAGTAGATATTTCGCTGGTTACGCACACTCTCTGGGCTGTGggtggagaaaaataaaaattatatgtacTACAttttatgtaaacatacatacatatatatctgtgtttgtatgcgtgtttgtgcatccgtgcatgcgtatatatatatataaatatatacatatatatatatatatatatgaatatatatatatatatatatatatacatatatatatatatatatatatatatgtatatatatatatgtatatatatatatgtatatatatatatgtatatatatatatgtatatatatatatgtatatatatatatatgcatatatatatatatatatatgtatatatatataatcatatatatatacatatatatatatatatacttatatggataaacatatatacacctatatctacacatatatatacacccatatatataacatatacaaatatatatatatacatatatacatatgcatatatatacaaatatatgtgtgtgtgtatatatatatatatatatatatatatatatatatatatatatatatatatatatatatatgtgtgtgtgtgtgtgtgtatatatgtacatatacatgtatatatatacatgtacatatgtacatgtaaatatatacattatatatatatatatatatatatatatatatatatatatatatatacatatatatatatatatatatatatatatatatatatatatatatatatatatatatatatatacatgtatatatatacaggtatatatatatatatatatatatatatatatatatatatatatatatatatatatatatatatatgtatatatatacatgtatatatatatacatgtatatatatatatatatatatatatatatatatatatatatatatatatatatatatatacatgtatatatatatatatatatacatgtatatatatatatacatgtatacatatatacatgtatatatatatatacatgtatacatatatacatgtatatatatatacatgtatacatatatatatatatatatatatatatatatatatatatatatatatatacacacgtgtgtatttataaatatatatatatatacatatatatacatatatatatacatatatatatatatgcatatatatatacatatacatatatatatatatatatatatatatatatatatatatatatatatatatatatatatgtgtataatatatgtatatatatatatatatatatatatatatatatatatgtatatatatatgtatatatatgtatataaatatgcatatatatatatgtatatatatgtatatatatatatatatatatatataatatatatatatatattatatatatatatgtatatatatatacatatatatacatatatatatatatatatatatatatatatatatatgtatatgtatatatacatataaatatatatatatatatatacacatgtatatatatatacatgtatatatatatacatgtatatacatgtatatatatatatatatatatatatatatatatatatatatatatatatatatacatatatatatatacacatgtacatatatacatgtatatatatacacacatacatacataaatatatatatatacatgtgtatatatatatatatatatatatatatatatacatatatatatatatatatatatatatatatatatatatacatgtgtatatatatatacatgtatatatatatatatatatatatatatatatatatatatatatatatatatatatatacatgtatatacttacatgtatatatatatatatatatatatatatatatatatatacatacatatatatatatatatatatatatatatatatatatatatataatcatatatatatacatatatatatatacttatatgaataaacatatatacacctatatgtacacatatatatacacccctatatataacatatacatatacatatatatacatatatacatatacaaatatatgtgtgtgtatatatatatatatatatatatatatatatatatatatgtatatatatatatatatatatatatatatatatatatatatatatatatatatatatatatatgtatatacatgtatatgtatgtctatatatgtctatatgtatatatatatatatatatatatatatatatatatatatatatatatatatatatatacgtatgtatacatatctatatatatatatatatatatatatatatatatatatatatatatgtttatatatatgtatatatatatatgtatgtatgtaagtatatacatatgtatacatatatatatatatatatatatatatatatatatatatatatatatatatatatgtatatatatgtatttatttatatatatatatatatatatatatatatatatatatatatatatatgtatgtatgtatatatgtatgtatacatatgtatatatatgtatatatatgtatatatatatatatatatatatatatatatatatatatatatgtatatatatatttatgtatggaagtatataaatatgtatacatatatatatatatatatatatatatatatattatgtatatatatatatatgtatatatatgtatatatatatgtatatatatatgtatatatgtatatatatatacatgtatatatatatatatatatatatatatatatatatatatatatatatatatacatgtgtatatatatatatatatatatatatatatatatatatatatatatatatatatataaatatatatatacatgtttatgtatgtataaatatatatatatatatatatatatatatatatatatatatatatatatatgtgtatatatatatatataagtaaattatatatatatacatatatatatatatatatatatacatgtatataaatatatatatatatatatatatatatatatatatatatatatatatatatacacacacatatatttgtatatgtatatatgtatatatatgtatatgtatatgttatatataggggtgtatatatatgtgtacatataggtgtatatgtttattcatataagtatatatatatatgtatatatatatgattatatatatatatatatatatatatatatatatatatatatgtatatatatatatatatatatatatatatatgtatatatatgtatatatatatatttatgtatgtaagtatatacatatgtatacatatgtatacatatatatatatatatatatatatatatatatatatatatgtatatatatatgtatatatatatgtatatatatatgtatatatatatatgtatatatatatatgtatatatatatatatgtatatatatgtatatatgtatatacatatgtatacacatatgcatatacatgtatatacatatgcatatacatgtataaacatatgcatatacatgtatatatatacgatatgaacatgtgtatatatatatatgtatgtatgtatgtatgtgtgtgtgtgtgtgtgtgtgtgtgtgtgtgtgtgtatgcgtgtgtgtgtgtgtgtgtgtgtgtatgcgtgtgtgtgtgtgtgtgtgtgtgtgtgtgtgtgtgtgtgtgtgtgtgtgtatgtaaatatgtatatatatatatatatatatatatatatatatatatatatatatatatatatatatatatacatatgtatatatgtatacatgtatatatgtataataatatatatatatatatatatatatatatatatatatatatgcatgtatatatgtgtatatatttgtatatatttgtatatatatgtatatatatatatatatatatatatatatatatatatatatacacatataatatatatatatataatatatatataatatatatataatatacatatatatataatatatatatataatatacatatatatatataatatatatatataatatatatatataatatatatataatatatatgatatatatatatatagatagatataatatagatataatatagatatatatatatataatatatataatgtatatatataatatataatatatatatatataatatatataatatatatatatatacatatatatatacataaatatatatatacataaatatatatatatatatatatatacataaatatatatatacataaatatatatatatacataaatatatatatatacataaatatatatatatacataatatatacatacataaatatatatatacaaaaatataaataaataatatatatatatatatatacatatataaataaatatatatatatatatatatatatatatatatatatatatatatatatatatatatatatatatacatgcataaatatttatatatacacaaatatatatatacataaatatacaaatatatatatatatatatatatatatataaatatatatatatataaatatacatatacataaatatatatatatatatatatatatatatatatatatatatgtatgtatgtatgtatgtatgtatgtatgtatgtatgtatgtatgtatgtatgtatgtatgtatgtatgtatgtatgtatatatctatatatctatatatctatatatctatatatttatatatctatatatctatatttctatatatctatatatctatatctataaataaatatacatatatatatatacatatatatatatatacatatatatatatatatatatatatatatatatatatatacatacatatatatatgtatatatatatgtatatatatacatatatatatacatatatatgtatatatatatgtatatatatacatatatatacatatatatatacatatatatgtatatatatatgtatatatatatgtatatatatacatatatatgtatatatatatacatatatatatatatatatatatatatatatatatatatatatatatatatatatatatatatacatatatatatgtatataaatatgtatatatatatatacatatatacatacgtatatatatatatatatatatatatatatatatatatatatatatttatatgtatatatatatatatatatatgcatatatatatttatgtatatatgtatatatatatatatatatatatatttatatatatatatgtatgtatatatgtatatatatatgtatatatgtatatatatatgtatatatatgtatatatttgtatatatgtatgtatgtgtatatatgtatatgtatatatatgtatgtataagtatatatatgcatgtttatttataaatatatatatatatatatatatatatatatgtatatgtatatgtatatatatatatatatgtatatgtatatatgtatgtatatgtatatatatgtatgtatatgtatatatgtatatatatatatgtatatatgtatatatgtatatatgtatatatatatgtatatatatatatatatatatatatatatatatatatatatatatatatatgtatatatatatatatatatatatatatatatatatatatatatatatatatacacacacacacacacacacacgtgtatatatatatatattttcagcatATAAGTATCAACTAACAGGATTATGTACTTCAGGAtttctaaaatatatattacCAGTTTAATCCTTGCTGATAAATGAAACTGAATCACTATTACAGTTATTTCATCTTcacaaagaagtgaaaaaaaaaaaaaaaaaaaaaattgacatccAAACATACCATTTTGACAAATAAAATTCGTAAAGTTTCACTGGGCATCTTAGAGGGTCATCGCGATTCTCATGCATTTCATAATTTGGTGCAGGTTTTGACTCTGAAACCAAAgaaaattattactgttattacatgaTTAGTAATTAAACTATGCTTATAACCTACTACTAATAaactgataataactaataaaatcaTTAGTGATAACTACAAAACAGCAAGAAAGATGATTCTAAAGATGTgatacaacagtgataacaataaaaacaatgacaataataataataataatgataatagcaataatattacaacaataataatgataatgaaaacaacaaccaaTAGCAACAGtagcattattacttttatcaagaaCAAAAACTATAGTAGTAAAACTAACTCTAATAATAGTAAAGAGAATAATGCTGATAANNNNNNNNNNNNNNNNNNNNNNNNNNNNNNNNNNNNNNNNNNNNNNNNNNNNNNNNNNNNNNNNNNNNNNNNNNNNNNNNNNNNNNNNNNNNNNNNNNNNNNNNNNNNNNNNNNNNNNNNNNNNNNNNNNNNNNNNNNNNNNNNNNNNNNNNNNNNNNNNNNNNNNNNNNNNNNNNNNNNNNNNNNNNNNNNNNNNNNNNNNNNNNNNNNNNNNNNNNNNNNNNNNNNNNNNNNNNNNNNNNNNNNNNNNNNNNNNNNNNNNNNNNNNNNNNNNNNNNNNNNNNNNNNNNNNNNNNNNNNNNNNNNNNNNNNNNNNNNNNNNNNNNNNNNNNNNNNNNNNNNNNNNNNNNNNNNNNNNNNNNNNNNNNNNNNNNNNNNNNNNNNNNNNNNNNNNNNNNNNNNNNNNNNNNNNNNNNNNNNNNNNNNNNNNNNNNNNNNNNNNNNNNNNNNNNNNNNNNNNNNNNNNNNNNNNNNNNNNNNNNNNNNNNNNNNNNNNNNNNataatgaaataaaggccagaagaaataaaatcccacaagttgaaaaaaacggcaaaatctagcgtattacagccttttgagagaaacatcgaaaaaaaactttttcgctttttaatggtaattatgaggattttaatattaattcaggtaattatgatgatttccatgatgattcctttattaatgacaataatgattataattatgatgataattatgatgatactgacaataataatgataattatgtcaatgataatgacaataataatgataaagtcataattataatgataatcttgataattattgcaataatagcaatgattaactctattccaataatttccatactaataatggcaatagatataataataacatcattatcattgtcattataattattattattgtcattattatttctaagatcatcattattgctattatcattatataaaatgttacaatgataaaaatagcaataataattagcataataattattataactgtaataatgaaggtaataataatgataatcatgatgataatgactattatggcgataattactataatgatgatgttaatgctattaatgattgTAGTGGATATTCGTAAACTCCGAaagttaaagatgttgatttggtagcgtgtattccaactacaggtaatctccatgttgGTCTGACGTTAATtaacaatgactctcaggtgagctaaagagtgattccgtagtcacgagaaaaacaataagaccactggctgacaaaaaggcaacataaaaaggagtatacatattatacatttattcgcacaaaactttcaaaaagaacaaatacacaggacaacacaccatacagttacttgaaaaacacagaggcaacccgccataacccgagaagcaccagtcagccagctaaaaatccaacggtctgtcaccacacacgaacaaaggcCTCTCtccctagaccgatctggcttgaccttatatacaggtgg contains the following coding sequences:
- the LOC138864444 gene encoding transcriptional regulator QRICH1-like (The sequence of the model RefSeq protein was modified relative to this genomic sequence to represent the inferred CDS: added 112 bases not found in genome assembly), giving the protein MSFVQIVKQWRRTTIGREGSVSRTALLKYYPKKSSVEESKPAPNYEMHENRDDPLRCPVKLYEFYLSKCPESVRNQRNIYYVYPERSCIPNSPVWFSTQSVQAANISKMLNRVLLVREVQEALTE